A genomic window from Methanobrevibacter sp. TLL-48-HuF1 includes:
- a CDS encoding ABC transporter ATP-binding protein — translation MKKNLRFKNNINSDSNNQNRNFNQRKQPKEVIFDLQDDYNRIPNDMQQPKSLHPNGWQPSKNNEVPDYIEPIHNNILEKETAKQHQDVDNLVSQFIPDYHEKVAVELKNVSLSFKISNDKIDNLKEYVIRTIKRNKEKSRKFKALDNVSFKIYQGEKVGVIGFNGAGKSTLLKIVSGVYDCDSGEVTTNGIIAPLLSLGAGFDYNYSGKDNIFLNGAILGYTEKFLKSKYNEIVEFSELEEFINFPVKNYSSGMLAKLGFSIATVVNPDILIIDEILSVGDVKFQKKSNDKLKSLMGSGTTVLLVSHSIQQIRNICDKALWINEGKVVAFDEVNKVCDAYIKAAESASKDQLKNISLE, via the coding sequence ATGAAAAAGAATTTAAGATTTAAAAATAATATAAATAGTGATTCCAACAATCAAAACAGAAATTTTAATCAGAGAAAACAACCAAAAGAAGTTATCTTTGACCTGCAAGATGATTACAACAGAATCCCAAATGATATGCAACAGCCTAAATCTCTACACCCTAATGGTTGGCAGCCATCAAAAAATAATGAAGTTCCAGATTACATAGAACCAATTCATAATAATATATTAGAAAAAGAAACTGCAAAACAACATCAGGATGTTGATAATCTAGTTTCACAATTTATTCCAGACTATCATGAAAAAGTTGCAGTTGAACTTAAAAATGTTTCTTTAAGTTTTAAAATATCTAATGATAAAATTGACAATTTAAAGGAATATGTAATACGTACTATTAAAAGAAACAAAGAAAAAAGCAGAAAATTCAAAGCTCTTGATAATGTTTCATTTAAAATCTACCAGGGAGAAAAAGTTGGAGTAATCGGTTTTAACGGTGCTGGAAAAAGTACTTTACTTAAAATAGTATCTGGTGTTTATGACTGTGACAGTGGAGAAGTAACTACTAACGGAATAATCGCACCGTTACTTTCTTTAGGTGCCGGTTTTGATTATAACTATTCAGGAAAAGACAACATCTTTCTAAATGGTGCTATTTTAGGATATACTGAAAAATTTTTAAAATCAAAATATAATGAAATTGTTGAATTTTCAGAACTTGAAGAGTTTATTAACTTTCCTGTTAAAAACTATTCCTCAGGAATGCTTGCAAAACTTGGTTTCTCAATAGCTACTGTTGTAAATCCTGATATTTTAATTATTGATGAAATCCTGTCTGTCGGAGATGTTAAATTCCAGAAAAAAAGTAATGATAAACTTAAATCACTAATGGGCTCAGGTACTACTGTTTTACTTGTATCACACTCAATTCAACAAATCAGAAACATATGTGATAAAGCATTATGGATTAATGAAGGAAAAGTTGTAGCTTTTGATGAAGTAAATAAAGTCTGTGATGCTTATATTAAAGCAGCTGAAAGTGCAAGTAAAGACCAGCTTAAAAACATCAGTCTAGAATAA
- a CDS encoding ABC transporter permease, translating to MFKEMIKRNTSEHFLLKQLIKKNFTAKYKDSILGILWSFINPLLTMLLLTAIFSTIFSGNIANYPVYFLAGRCLFDFFSAGTKIAMNSIKGNSGILKRIFVPRYIFAFGGICSEFINFIISLIILVAVMYLTGLHLTLMSVLAIIPMIILFVMVVGIGLILSIVCTYFRDIEYLYNIFTILLMYASAIFYPAEIIPEALRQYLYLNPVYLLIDQFRDIIMYNTLPNIMSVINTSLFALIVLVAGVIIFTKYQRKITLEL from the coding sequence ATGTTTAAAGAAATGATTAAAAGAAATACAAGTGAGCATTTCCTACTTAAACAATTAATTAAAAAAAATTTCACTGCTAAATACAAAGATTCAATACTTGGAATCTTATGGAGTTTTATAAACCCATTGTTAACTATGCTTTTATTAACTGCAATTTTTTCAACAATATTTTCTGGAAATATTGCAAATTATCCGGTTTATTTTTTAGCAGGTCGATGTTTATTTGATTTTTTTAGTGCCGGGACAAAAATAGCTATGAATTCCATAAAAGGAAACAGCGGTATCTTAAAAAGAATATTCGTTCCAAGATACATCTTTGCTTTTGGAGGAATATGTTCAGAGTTTATCAATTTCATAATTTCATTAATAATACTTGTTGCCGTAATGTATTTAACAGGCCTTCATTTAACCTTAATGTCAGTATTAGCTATTATTCCTATGATAATACTCTTTGTTATGGTAGTGGGAATCGGATTAATATTATCAATCGTATGTACATACTTTAGAGATATTGAATACCTTTACAACATATTTACAATATTATTGATGTATGCATCCGCTATATTTTATCCTGCAGAGATTATTCCAGAAGCATTAAGACAATATTTATATCTTAATCCTGTGTATTTACTAATTGATCAATTCAGAGACATTATAATGTATAATACATTACCAAATATCATGAGTGTTATTAATACCAGTTTATTTGCTCTTATTGTATTAGTTGCCGGAGTTATAATATTTACAAAATACCAAAGGAAAATTACATTAGAATTGTAG
- a CDS encoding glycosyltransferase, protein MSKVKVSVIVPVFNVGVYLSTSLDSILNQSLEDIEIICINDGSTDDSLKILENYAKKDNRIKIISKENEGQGTARNVGLDNACGEFISFVDADDFIKKDMLEKLYNKSVNGNLDLVMCKVSSFDNETHVIDDNLWYYSLKCFSGFKKEVFNNLDTKEFTSLISVTPYNKLYRRSFVEKNNIRFPEKYIFEDEVFFYNVYLKAKRISLIDENLYYYRTNRKGSTVSKGLDKDYSDIIHIFRLICDLLVETNYINVYKKQVYNRFIHLILWRFSQTAPKYRKNFFNLMKKEFNEILNENSKDFSLNVDELDFKIKSRTLKVLNSNNLEEFEKLDSYKPFSVIMASYNNDKYLEDAVESLTVQNFGFEHNVELIIVDDGSNDDSLKIAKKYQKNYPYNIQVISKENGGQASARNLGLEYAKGDYINFLDSDDKLSPSTFKAVYDFLVKNPAADVISIPITFFDNQKGAHILNYKYKNEKVVNLLDEPDYPQLSASSAFIKREAIGNLRFNTGIVNSEDALFINKILIDNPKLGLVKNANYLYRKRFDESSTIDNSQKKKGFFTDRLKYYFKELIDYSVKKYGKTPKFIQYTLLYDLQWMVKVEEIENILTKEEINEFWEVFLDVLSYIDEDIIKNYKTLDNNVREFLLTIKQSDLTAKTINELQLNDRLGIHRFYIDIVNIKNGFLNISGLLMSNFNPDNIEIVAKCENKEFISKRFVYPTRKPLKFLSVGYKFPYDFDLEIPVDEIKDKKLTINVLSGNESFNLPITFEKHARLSTSSNYLIKDNNIVVFKDNSFYITSYSFIKMLKLEYKCLMKIYNDKGPYYTSALAFRLMYLFLYPFLKNKKIWLFMDRRNEADDNAEQLFKYALSRKDHVKKYFTVSKDSKDYSRLTNKYKNVLPFYSLKQRLIYLFADKIISSHPDENILNPFYAKNGDLYSGLITSEKYFLQHGVTKDNISKWIRKYDKDLSLILTVSPLERKSFLGEDYNYSPEIIQTLGFPRFDNLENNNLKKQILIMPSWREYLQKSEFALKNSKYFKGLNDLLNNEELIGYAKDKGYKIIFKPHPNLANFIHLFDLDKNIIVDDKNTYQELFNESKLLITDYSSVAFDFSYLKKPVIYYQYSDDYNFDLSKSYFDYKTMGFGEVIKKDDDLIKLIKDYLDNDCEMKEVYKKRVDEFYKYNDQNNSKRVYDWIYEN, encoded by the coding sequence ATGTCGAAAGTTAAAGTTTCTGTAATAGTTCCGGTTTTTAATGTTGGAGTTTATTTATCAACATCATTAGATAGTATTTTAAACCAGAGTTTAGAAGATATTGAAATTATTTGCATTAATGATGGGTCAACTGATGATTCTTTAAAAATTTTAGAAAATTATGCTAAAAAAGATAACCGAATTAAAATAATCTCTAAAGAAAATGAAGGACAGGGAACTGCACGTAATGTTGGATTGGACAATGCTTGCGGTGAATTTATATCTTTTGTTGATGCAGATGATTTTATAAAAAAAGACATGCTTGAGAAATTGTATAATAAATCAGTTAATGGAAATTTGGATTTGGTAATGTGTAAGGTTTCTTCTTTTGATAATGAAACACATGTAATTGATGATAATTTATGGTATTATTCTCTTAAATGTTTCAGCGGGTTTAAAAAAGAGGTATTTAATAATTTAGATACTAAAGAGTTCACTTCATTAATTTCAGTAACTCCTTACAACAAGTTATATCGAAGGTCTTTTGTTGAAAAAAATAATATCAGATTTCCGGAAAAATATATATTTGAAGATGAAGTCTTTTTTTACAATGTTTATCTTAAAGCTAAAAGGATTTCTTTAATTGATGAAAACTTATATTATTACAGAACAAACAGAAAAGGTTCAACAGTTTCTAAAGGTTTGGATAAAGATTATAGTGATATTATTCATATTTTCAGATTAATTTGTGACTTATTAGTTGAAACTAATTATATAAATGTCTATAAAAAACAGGTTTACAACAGATTCATCCATCTTATTTTATGGAGATTCAGCCAGACAGCTCCAAAATATAGAAAAAATTTCTTTAATCTGATGAAAAAAGAATTTAATGAAATATTAAATGAAAATTCAAAAGATTTTTCATTAAATGTTGATGAACTGGATTTTAAAATAAAATCAAGAACTTTAAAAGTATTGAATTCCAATAATCTTGAAGAATTTGAAAAATTGGATTCATATAAGCCATTTTCAGTTATAATGGCATCTTATAATAATGACAAATATCTTGAAGATGCAGTTGAATCTTTAACAGTTCAAAATTTTGGATTCGAACATAATGTGGAACTTATTATAGTTGATGATGGAAGTAATGATGATTCTTTAAAAATAGCTAAGAAATATCAGAAAAATTATCCTTATAATATTCAGGTAATCTCTAAAGAAAATGGCGGTCAGGCAAGTGCACGTAATTTAGGATTAGAATATGCTAAGGGAGATTATATAAACTTCCTTGACAGTGATGATAAACTGTCTCCAAGTACTTTTAAAGCAGTTTATGATTTTTTAGTGAAAAATCCTGCTGCAGATGTTATATCAATACCTATAACTTTTTTTGACAATCAGAAAGGAGCACATATTCTTAATTATAAATATAAAAACGAAAAAGTAGTTAATCTTTTAGATGAACCTGATTATCCGCAGCTTTCAGCTTCATCAGCTTTTATTAAAAGGGAAGCTATTGGTAATTTAAGATTTAATACAGGTATTGTTAATTCTGAAGATGCATTATTCATTAATAAAATTCTTATTGATAATCCGAAATTAGGTTTGGTTAAAAATGCCAATTACTTATATAGAAAACGCTTTGATGAGTCATCTACAATTGATAATTCTCAAAAAAAGAAAGGATTTTTTACAGACAGGTTAAAATATTACTTTAAGGAACTTATTGATTATTCAGTTAAAAAATATGGTAAAACTCCAAAGTTTATCCAGTATACTTTACTTTATGATCTTCAATGGATGGTAAAAGTTGAAGAAATTGAGAATATTTTAACTAAAGAAGAAATTAATGAATTTTGGGAAGTTTTCTTAGATGTCTTATCTTATATTGATGAAGATATTATTAAAAACTATAAAACTTTAGATAATAATGTTCGCGAGTTTTTATTAACTATCAAACAGTCTGATTTAACTGCCAAAACAATTAATGAATTGCAGCTTAATGACCGTTTAGGTATTCACAGATTTTACATTGATATAGTTAATATAAAAAATGGCTTTTTAAACATATCAGGTCTTTTAATGAGTAATTTTAATCCGGACAATATTGAAATAGTAGCTAAGTGTGAAAATAAGGAATTTATCTCTAAACGATTTGTTTATCCTACAAGGAAACCATTAAAATTTTTATCAGTTGGGTATAAATTTCCTTATGATTTTGATTTGGAAATTCCGGTAGATGAAATTAAAGACAAAAAATTAACTATAAATGTTTTAAGTGGAAATGAATCATTTAATCTTCCAATTACTTTTGAAAAGCATGCAAGATTATCAACTAGCAGCAATTACTTAATTAAAGACAATAATATTGTGGTTTTTAAAGATAATTCTTTTTATATAACATCATATTCATTTATTAAAATGTTAAAATTGGAGTATAAATGTTTAATGAAAATCTATAATGATAAAGGCCCGTATTATACTTCTGCATTGGCTTTTAGATTAATGTATCTTTTTTTATATCCATTTTTAAAAAATAAAAAAATCTGGTTATTTATGGATAGGCGAAATGAGGCTGATGATAATGCTGAACAATTATTTAAGTATGCACTATCCAGAAAAGATCATGTTAAAAAATATTTCACGGTTTCAAAGGATAGTAAAGATTATTCCAGATTAACAAACAAATATAAAAATGTTTTACCATTTTATTCACTAAAACAAAGATTAATCTATTTATTTGCAGATAAAATAATCTCTTCACATCCTGATGAAAACATTTTAAATCCTTTTTATGCCAAAAATGGAGATTTATACAGTGGACTGATTACATCAGAGAAATACTTCTTACAGCATGGAGTTACAAAAGATAATATTTCTAAATGGATTAGAAAATATGATAAGGATTTATCTTTAATTTTAACAGTTTCTCCTTTAGAAAGAAAGTCCTTTTTAGGTGAAGATTATAATTATTCTCCTGAAATTATTCAAACACTTGGATTTCCACGTTTTGATAATTTGGAAAATAATAATCTCAAAAAACAGATATTAATAATGCCTTCCTGGAGAGAATATTTGCAAAAAAGTGAATTTGCTCTTAAAAATTCCAAATACTTTAAAGGATTAAATGATTTATTAAATAATGAAGAGTTAATTGGTTATGCTAAAGATAAAGGTTATAAAATAATTTTTAAACCGCATCCAAATTTGGCAAATTTTATTCATTTGTTTGATTTAGATAAAAACATTATTGTGGATGATAAAAATACTTATCAGGAACTATTTAATGAGTCAAAATTACTTATAACTGATTATTCATCTGTTGCTTTTGATTTTTCATATCTTAAAAAGCCAGTTATATATTATCAATACTCAGATGACTATAACTTTGATTTATCCAAAAGCTATTTTGATTATAAAACAATGGGCTTTGGAGAAGTTATTAAAAAAGATGATGATTTAATAAAGTTAATTAAAGATTATTTGGATAATGATTGTGAAATGAAAGAAGTTTATAAAAAAAGAGTTGACGAGTTCTACAAATACAATGACCAAAATAACTCTAAAAGAGTTTATGACTGGATTTATGAAAATTAA
- a CDS encoding FkbM family methyltransferase, with protein MTIMNNLFGNKKKLIQENKVLKQEIENLHKEIDSLNDKYNNLSKIRANEHTAASFCNWSYINYYFRDDFEEKFKKMVENLPKESKNYFKWLFLRSLAINYNRRETLFFDDELEKQKQWTDFKINNVSEDKIGKYNFKGGYNLHGFIDLNLSKEDKNFLENKDIIDAGAFTGDTAIPLSEVTHKNVFAFEPFEESFKLLKENVEINNISNIKPVNKSLGNINGERSLYLANDNFQGITSDSNLRKYTEELKVQEVTVDQFVKENNLDVGLITIDVEGAEKDLLNGAIETIKSQKPMLFISMYHSVEDFFEIKPWIENLDLGYKFEIIKEQPWTFIADTILKCKIIND; from the coding sequence ATGACAATTATGAATAATTTATTTGGAAATAAAAAAAAGTTGATTCAGGAAAATAAAGTTCTTAAACAAGAAATAGAAAATTTACATAAAGAGATTGATTCTCTTAACGATAAATATAACAATCTTAGTAAAATTAGAGCTAATGAACATACTGCAGCTAGCTTTTGTAATTGGTCTTATATAAATTATTATTTTAGAGATGATTTTGAGGAAAAATTCAAGAAAATGGTTGAAAATTTACCTAAAGAATCAAAAAACTACTTTAAATGGCTTTTTTTAAGAAGTTTAGCTATTAATTATAACAGAAGAGAAACTTTATTTTTTGATGATGAACTGGAAAAACAAAAACAGTGGACAGATTTTAAAATAAATAATGTATCTGAGGATAAAATAGGAAAATATAACTTTAAAGGCGGATATAATCTTCATGGATTTATAGATTTAAATTTAAGTAAAGAAGATAAGAATTTTCTTGAAAATAAAGATATAATTGATGCAGGAGCATTTACTGGAGATACTGCAATTCCATTATCTGAAGTTACTCATAAAAATGTTTTTGCTTTTGAACCATTTGAAGAGTCTTTTAAATTATTAAAAGAAAATGTTGAAATAAATAATATTTCAAATATAAAACCTGTAAACAAATCTTTAGGAAATATTAATGGTGAGCGAAGTTTATATTTAGCTAATGATAATTTTCAGGGGATTACATCTGATTCTAACTTAAGAAAATATACAGAAGAGCTAAAAGTTCAAGAGGTGACTGTTGATCAATTTGTCAAGGAAAATAACTTGGATGTTGGTTTGATTACTATTGATGTTGAAGGAGCGGAAAAGGATCTTTTAAATGGAGCTATTGAAACAATAAAAAGCCAAAAACCAATGCTGTTTATTAGTATGTATCATAGTGTTGAAGATTTCTTTGAAATAAAACCTTGGATTGAGAATTTAGATCTAGGTTATAAATTTGAGATTATTAAAGAACAGCCCTGGACATTTATTGCGGATACTATTTTAAAATGCAAAATAATTAATGATTGA
- a CDS encoding FkbM family methyltransferase, with the protein MKLDSDDFTNDVNSIFELYLKKCTIFEKFIEYYSHKQNDYMVNFKKLHKDVNNFKKHQILINNNIELSIQESMKLIKDNNKLLLNLIQKLDVIDYFGVFAEHQKISDNDFNGNGDSRSFQKEFNKVLLREDLYKKYYEYKNYFFKGYENLLKEVLDTDFLFDLCYFNNIEFLAYSPYENRLLFETKDGIKLLTNNHIWTLYEVIGLNSYIFPQLYQFDEFVVFDVGMNRGYSSLKFANFENCYNVFGFEIDDETHRLALENIHINPTLQDKITTYNFGLSDEEGKVDLYCLEGCDGVNTMFPDIPIQKEISTKENNKYIKKVNVKKASNVISEIIDNHNITSNIVLKIDTEGAEYKIINDLIKSKLINKFDLIVGEGHFIDGENFESDLLKFGFKKILVNESQFTYDFAYVKEKYYNKWPLLDR; encoded by the coding sequence TTGAAATTAGATTCTGATGATTTTACTAATGATGTGAATTCTATATTTGAGTTATATTTAAAAAAATGTACTATATTTGAGAAGTTTATAGAGTATTATTCGCATAAACAAAATGATTATATGGTAAATTTTAAGAAACTACATAAAGATGTTAATAATTTTAAGAAACACCAAATTTTGATTAATAATAATATTGAATTATCAATTCAAGAATCAATGAAACTTATAAAGGATAATAATAAGTTATTATTGAATTTAATTCAAAAGTTGGATGTGATTGATTATTTTGGTGTTTTTGCGGAGCATCAAAAAATTTCGGATAATGATTTTAATGGAAATGGTGATTCTCGTAGTTTTCAAAAAGAATTTAACAAGGTTTTATTAAGAGAGGATTTATATAAAAAATATTATGAGTATAAAAATTATTTTTTTAAAGGCTATGAAAATTTATTAAAGGAAGTTCTCGATACTGATTTTTTATTTGATTTATGTTATTTTAACAATATTGAATTTTTGGCTTACTCCCCATATGAAAATAGATTATTATTTGAAACCAAAGATGGTATAAAGTTATTAACGAATAATCATATCTGGACATTATATGAAGTTATAGGATTAAATTCATATATTTTTCCTCAATTATATCAGTTTGATGAATTTGTAGTTTTTGATGTGGGGATGAATAGAGGTTATTCCTCTTTAAAATTCGCTAATTTTGAGAACTGTTATAATGTTTTTGGTTTTGAGATTGATGATGAAACTCATAGGTTAGCTTTAGAAAATATTCATATTAATCCTACTTTACAAGACAAAATAACAACTTATAATTTCGGACTTTCTGATGAAGAGGGTAAAGTTGATTTATATTGTTTAGAGGGGTGTGATGGGGTTAATACTATGTTTCCTGACATACCCATTCAAAAAGAGATTAGTACTAAAGAAAATAATAAGTATATAAAAAAGGTTAATGTCAAAAAAGCTAGTAATGTTATTTCAGAGATTATTGATAATCATAATATTACATCCAATATTGTTTTGAAAATAGATACTGAAGGAGCAGAATATAAAATCATTAATGATTTAATTAAATCAAAATTAATAAATAAATTTGATTTAATTGTAGGTGAGGGACATTTTATAGATGGTGAAAATTTTGAGAGTGATTTATTAAAATTTGGATTTAAAAAGATTCTTGTTAATGAATCTCAATTTACATATGATTTTGCATATGTTAAAGAAAAATATTATAATAAATGGCCTTTGTTAGATCGTTAG
- a CDS encoding glycosyltransferase family 2 protein — protein MIKISVVMPVFNSESYLKESIGSILSQSLKDIEIICVDDGSTDDSLNILNKYESNNENMKVISQINKGPGGARNTGLKYAKGEYVYFIDSDDILRLDSALEELYRILKNNNLDLLIFPLLNYDNDTNEIFETKYFKMKDLYDSVGESIFTYKDISDILFSTCNSTCCKVYSKNFLLDNDISFPENLIFEDNVFHFHVMLAAKKIYFYNKYLYLRRHREHSIITSADDRYMDCLVIYDILFDLFKDYNIFDKFKVELYNYMVFGIKSWFLDIGEINKDDFFKDIKKYLKKYNSSMEGLLYMNNSNFLENVLKAKSYDEYLSLVEKK, from the coding sequence ATGATTAAAATTTCTGTTGTAATGCCTGTTTTTAATTCTGAAAGTTATTTAAAAGAATCTATTGGGAGTATTTTAAGTCAATCATTAAAGGATATTGAAATTATTTGTGTTGATGATGGTTCTACAGATGATTCTTTAAATATTTTAAATAAATATGAGAGTAATAATGAAAATATGAAAGTTATATCTCAAATTAATAAGGGTCCAGGTGGTGCAAGAAATACTGGCCTAAAATATGCTAAAGGGGAATATGTATATTTTATAGATTCTGATGATATTTTAAGGTTAGATTCCGCATTGGAAGAATTATATCGTATTTTAAAGAATAATAATTTAGATTTATTGATTTTCCCGTTATTAAATTATGATAATGATACTAATGAAATATTTGAAACAAAATATTTTAAAATGAAAGATTTATATGATTCTGTTGGCGAGTCTATATTCACTTATAAAGATATATCAGATATTTTGTTTTCCACATGCAATTCAACTTGTTGTAAAGTGTATTCTAAAAACTTTCTTTTAGATAATGATATATCTTTCCCTGAAAACCTTATTTTTGAGGATAATGTTTTTCATTTTCATGTTATGTTAGCTGCTAAAAAAATTTATTTTTATAATAAATATCTTTATCTTAGAAGACATAGGGAACATTCTATAATTACAAGTGCTGATGATAGGTATATGGATTGTCTTGTAATTTATGATATTCTTTTTGATTTATTTAAAGATTATAATATTTTTGATAAATTTAAAGTTGAATTATATAATTATATGGTATTTGGTATTAAATCATGGTTTTTAGATATTGGCGAAATTAATAAGGATGATTTTTTTAAAGATATAAAAAAATATCTTAAAAAGTACAATAGTTCTATGGAAGGATTATTATATATGAATAACAGTAATTTTTTAGAGAATGTTTTAAAAGCAAAATCTTATGATGAATATTTAAGTTTAGTTGAGAAAAAATGA
- a CDS encoding nucleotide sugar dehydrogenase → MKICIIGQGYIGLPTAALFTKNHCEVVGVDVNEKVVETLNQGKIHIEEPGIGEIIKKAVEKGVYSASTTPVKADAFIITVPTPYIAENYTCDLSYVISACESILPYLEKGNTVIVESTIAPMSMDDYVKPIFEKAGYTIGKDLYLAHCPERVLPGKIMYELVHNDRIVGGITPECSIKASEVYGQFVEGALMKTEAKTAELSKCMENTFRDVNIALANELTKICTKIGVNALDVIEMANKHPRVNLHSPGPGVGGHCLAIDPYFIYSKAPEYAKIIKLARDTNNSMPEFVYENVKKITPNGKIAVLGVAYKGNTGDDRESPAYEIIAKLKEDNYEISICDPHVANEEYVDLNQATKNASLVLILCDHDEFKDLDYDLIKENMKNPIIFDTKNIIKEVPEDIKLYNYGNLYNIF, encoded by the coding sequence ATGAAAATTTGTATTATTGGACAAGGCTACATCGGATTGCCAACAGCTGCACTTTTTACTAAAAATCATTGCGAAGTTGTTGGAGTAGATGTTAATGAAAAGGTTGTTGAAACTTTAAATCAGGGAAAAATTCATATTGAAGAACCTGGAATTGGTGAAATAATTAAAAAAGCTGTTGAAAAAGGCGTATATTCTGCTTCAACAACACCTGTAAAAGCTGATGCATTTATAATAACTGTGCCAACACCATACATTGCTGAAAATTACACATGTGATTTAAGTTATGTTATCAGTGCATGTGAATCCATACTTCCTTATTTGGAAAAAGGAAATACTGTAATTGTTGAATCTACAATAGCTCCAATGTCTATGGATGATTATGTTAAACCTATTTTTGAAAAAGCCGGTTACACAATAGGAAAAGACTTATACCTTGCCCATTGCCCTGAGAGAGTCCTTCCAGGAAAAATCATGTATGAATTAGTACATAATGATCGTATTGTAGGTGGAATAACCCCTGAATGCTCAATTAAAGCCAGTGAAGTTTATGGTCAGTTTGTTGAAGGTGCATTAATGAAAACAGAAGCAAAAACTGCAGAATTATCCAAATGTATGGAAAATACTTTTAGAGACGTTAACATTGCACTAGCTAATGAACTTACAAAAATATGTACTAAAATAGGAGTAAATGCATTGGATGTAATTGAAATGGCAAATAAACATCCAAGAGTAAACCTGCACTCACCAGGACCTGGAGTTGGAGGACACTGCCTAGCTATTGACCCTTATTTCATTTATTCAAAAGCACCGGAATATGCAAAAATAATAAAACTAGCCAGAGACACCAACAACTCAATGCCCGAATTTGTATATGAAAATGTTAAAAAAATAACACCAAATGGCAAAATAGCAGTTTTAGGAGTTGCATATAAAGGAAACACTGGTGATGACAGGGAAAGTCCGGCATATGAGATAATAGCTAAATTAAAAGAAGACAACTATGAAATAAGCATCTGTGATCCCCATGTAGCCAATGAAGAATATGTTGATTTAAACCAAGCCACCAAAAATGCGAGCCTTGTTTTAATTTTATGCGACCATGATGAGTTTAAAGACCTTGATTACGATTTAATCAAAGAAAACATGAAAAATCCAATTATATTTGACACCAAAAATATAATAAAAGAAGTACCTGAAGATATTAAGCTTTACAATTATGGAAACTTATATAATATTTTTTGA